One region of Colius striatus isolate bColStr4 chromosome 4, bColStr4.1.hap1, whole genome shotgun sequence genomic DNA includes:
- the ATPSCKMT gene encoding ATP synthase subunit C lysine N-methyltransferase, producing MPEALVKERQAAGPREDGERGSRRSWGLLVTAGVGGTLVALYAVATPFVTPALRKVCLPFVPATSTQIQNVLKMLENRSGSVVDIGSGDGRIVIAAAKRGFKAVGYELNPWLVWYSRYRAWRDGVHQNTRFYISDLWKVSFSHYTNVVVFGVPQMMPQLEKKLEEELECNARIIACRFPFPCWIPDRTTGEGTDTVWAYDLKHSRRCETKSLEIKPETES from the exons ATGCCAGAGGCACTGGTGAaggagagacaagcagcaggcCCACGAGAGGATGGCGAGAGGGGctccaggaggagctgggggctCTTGGTTACTGCTGGTGTCGGTGGGACCTTGGTGGCACTCTATGCCGTGGCCACCCCGTTCGTGACCCCGGCTCTGAGGAAAGTGTGCCTGCCCTTTGTTCCTGCAACTTCCACACAGATCCAGAACGTGCTGAAGATGTTAGAAAACAGAAGTGGCTCTGTAGTTGACATTGGCAGTGGAGATGGCCGCATT GTGATAGCAGCTGCAAAAAGGGGATTTAAAGCTGTTGGTTATGAATTAAATCCCTGGCTAGTCTGGTACTCCAGATACCGTGCCTGGAGAGACGGGGTGCATCAGAACACCAGATTTTATATTTCAGACTTATGGAAG gtttctttttcccattatacaaatgttgttgtttttgGAGTACCTCAAATG ATGCCACAGTtggagaagaagctggaagaagaaCTTGAATGTAATGCCAGAATCATTGCCTGTCgttttcctttcccttgctGGATCCCAGATCGTACTACTGGAGAGGGAACAGATACTGTGTGGGCCTATGATTTGAAACATTCTAGAAGATGTGAAACAAAAAGCTTAGAAATTAAACCAGAGACAGAATCCTAA